The window TTACCGTTAAATTTGTGGATCCTGCCGATCCGAAAAACTTTGAAAAAGCGATTACGAGCAAAACAAAAGCAGTGTTTGCCGAAACGATTGGCAATCCAAAAGGGGACGTATTGGATATCGAAGCCGTTGCGGAAATTGCCCATCATCATTCGATTCCACTCATTGTGGATAACACCATCCCCAGCCCATACTTGCTTCGTCCAATTGACTTTGGGGCAGATATTGTTGTGCATTCTGCCACAAAATTTATCGGGGGGCATGGAAATGCAATCGGCGGCGTTATTGTCGACAGCGGAAAGTTTGACTGGAAAAAGAGCGGAAAGTTCCCGGGATTAACCGATCCGGATCCAAGCTACCACGGCCTAATCTACACAGAAGAAGCCGGAGAAGCGGCCTATATTACAAAAGCACGCGTAAAACTGCTTAGAGATCTTGGTGCGCCTTTGTCGCCATTCAACTCATTCCTATTTTTGCAAGGACTTGAAACTTTACATTTGCGTTTAGAGCGCCATAGCCAAAATGCTTTGGAGGTAGCGAAGTTTTTAGAAAAAGAAGAAGCTGTTAAATCAGTAAGTTATCCTGGGTTGGAAAGCCATCCTTCTTATGAATTAGCGAAAAAGTATTTGCCAAAAGGGCAAGGTGCCGTCTTAACATTTGAAATTAAAGGCGGCGTTGAAGCAGGGAAAAAATTAATTGATTCCGTTCAGCTATTTTCTCACTTAGCCAATATTGGTGATTCCAAATCTTTAATTATTCATCCGGCCAGCACAACGCATCAGCAATTAAGCAGCGAGGAACAATTAGATACCGGCGTTACACCTGGACTTATTCGTTTATCTGTAGGTACAGAGGCAATTGACGATATTCTGTATGATCTAAAGCAAGCCATTAAAGCCAGTCAAGAAGTAACTTCCTTTGTGAAGTAAACTCTTTTTTATCGAATCCCCCTCTTAGTTTAATATATTTGTTTTGAGCTCAATCAAATGACGATTGAGCTTTTTTTGATGCGACGAGCATATCAATCCAATAGTCCGCCATGTGCCAAACCCTAGAATGGGATTGTTTTATCGGTAAGAAAAAAGCCATTTAGATCAGTACTTTCAATGAATTAATAGATTTTTTCTATTAATTGTATAAATCTTTCTATCACCGGAAGTCTTGCCATTTCGCGATTTTTGGTGGTAGGATAAATCACAATAATAAAACCTATTATTTCTACCCATTAACTAAGAATAAACAAGGAGAAAGGTAGCGAAAATGAGAAAATTTTATTTATTGGTCTTATTCACGGTTTTATTTGCTATTTTAGTAGGTTGCGGCAAAAACGAAGCCCTTGTCAATGGAAAAGAATCAAAAGGTACAACTGAAAAGAAAACAGTAACATTAAAGATTGGAGCTTCATCGACACCACATGCGGAAATTCTTGAATTTATTAAACCAAAGCTAGAAAAAGAAGGTGTAAAGCTTGACATTAAAATCATTAACGATGGCATTCTGACAAATGAACAGACAGCAAATGGCGAGTTGGATGCAAACTATTTCCAGCATACTCCATTTTTAAAACAGACAAACAAAGATAGCGGTTTAAATCTCGTGAAAGTTGTCGGTGTTCACATCGAGCCGTTTGGCGTTTATTCGAAAAAAATCAAATCGATTGACGAACTGCCAAAAGGGGCAAAGATAGCCATTCCAAAGGATCCTGTTAACTTCTCTCGCGCTTTGCAATTGTTTGCCGCCAACGGACTGATTGAATTAAATGAATCTTCAAATACAAACAAAAATTATACCGTGCAAGACATAAAGAAAAATGCGAAAAAACTTCAATTTATTCCAGTTGATGGTCCGCTTCTGGTGCGTTCACTGGACGATGTCGAGGCGGCCGCCATTAATACAAACTACGCTTTGGAGGCGGGGCTTAAACCAAAAAAAGATGCTCTGATCATAGAGGGAGATAAGTCCCCGTATGTCAACATTTTAGTAGCTCGTCCAGACAACAAGGATTCAGATGCGATTCAAAAACTTGCAAAAGCATTAACAAGTCCAGAAGTAAAGAAGTTTATTGAAGATAAATATGATGGAGCTGTTGTTCCGGCATTTTAAGGCAGGGGGAGTAAAGTGATTGAGTTTCGCAATATATCGAAAATTTTCAAAAATGAAAATCGAACGATCGAAGCGTTAAAAAATATCAATTTGACGATTAAGAAAGGGGACATTTTCGGCGTTATTGGCTTTAGTGGAGCGGGGAAAAGTACATTGATTCGAATGGTTAATTTGCTGGAAAAGCCCACCTCCGGACAAATTTTAGTCGATGGCCAAGATTTTTCGAAGTTATCAGAAAAAGAGTTGCGTCAAGCGAAAAAAAAGATCGGAATGATTTTTCAGCAATTTAATTTATTGGGGTCCAAAACCGTTTTTGACAATGTCGCAATGCCTCTTAAGCTTAGTAAAACACCTAAATCAGTGATTGCAAAGCGCGTTCATGAATTATTAAATTTTGTCGGTCTTTCTGATAAGGCGAACAGCTATCCGAATCAGTTATCAGGCGGTCAAAAGCAGCGTGTAGGCATCGCTCGTGCATTGGCTACAAATCCATCGATTCTCCTTTGTGATGAACCGACTTCGGCACTGGACCCGCAAACAACGACGTCGATTTTGCAGCTTTTAAAACGAGTAAATCAGAAATACAACGTGACGATTTTGATTATTACACACGAAATGGAAGTGATTAAGCAAATATGTGATCGTGTTGCCGTGATGCAGGACGGCGAGATCATTGAAGAAGGCACGATTTTAGATATTTTTTCCAACCCAAAAACTGAGACGGCACGCAATTTTGTTCATTCGGTTTTAAGAGACGAGATACCGCCTAGTATTTTTAATATGATTCAATCCAGCGATACATTTAGCAAAGTTTACAATATCGAATTTATTGGAGAAAGTTCAGGAAAGCCTATTTTATCGCAAGTGGCAAAATCATTCGCAGTGGATGTGAACATTTTGTTTGGCAGTATCAATGAGCTACAGGGAGTTCCATTTGGCAATTTGATCGTTGAGTTGCAGGGGGAAAAAGAAGAAATTTCTCGAGCCTATGATTTTATCGTTCAGCAAAAAGTGAGAGTGAATGAGGTGATTCGCAATGGAAGTTAGTCCGGAGTTAATTTTACAGGCATGCTGGGAGACGTTGTACATGGTCAGCGTGTCGCTCGTATTTGGAGCATTAATTGGTTTGCCTCTTGGGATTTTATTAGTCGTCACTCGAAAAGGTCATATATTAGAGAATACGTTTATATTTTCCGTTTTAAATCCGATTGTCAATATTTTACGATCGATTCCGTTCATTATTTTGCTCGTTGCGATCATTCCGTTTACGAGATTTTTGGTCGGTACGGCGATTGGGACAACGGCAGCCATAGTTCCGCTTGTCCTTCATATCGGACCGTACATGTCGCGGCTGATTGAAAATTCTCTCCTGGAAGTGGATAAAGGAATTATTGAAAGCGCACAAGCGATGGGCGCCGCTCCATTGCAAATTATTTTCCGCTTTCTGTTGCCGGAGGCGCTTCCTTCTATTGTTTTAAGCATCACAACAGCCACGATTGGCCTCATCGGTGCTACAGCGATGGCAGGAGCAGTGGGCGGAGGCGGTTTAGGTGACTTGGCGATTACCTATGGTTATCAGCGCTTCAGCACAATCACCATTGTGGTCACGGTTGTGATACTAGTTTTGCTTGTGCAGGTCATACAATCACTGGGGAATTTTATCGAGCGAAAAATGAGAAAGATGTAGTCAAGTCAGCATGTAAATGAGAGAGAAGGAGGAAAGATGGTGAAAAAAGCCTTTATATCGATTCTTGTTTTTATTTTGTTCCTTAGTTTGGGAGGGTGCGGAAAAACAACAGTAAGTGAAACGAAAGACAAAAAAATTAAGGTTGGTATTCGCAGTTCAGAATTACGTACGTGGGAATTCATAAAAAAGAAGGCGAAAAAGGAAGGGTTGGATCTTGAATTGGTTAATTTTAACGCTTCGGTTGACCCCAATCAGGCTCTAGCTGAAGGTGATATTGATGTCAATGCGTTTCAGCATATTGCCTATTTAACGAGCTTTAATGAAAAAAACGGTACAGATATTGTCCCGATCGGAACGACGATTATTGCACCGTTAGGTCTTTATTCAAAGAAATACAAATCTCTTGATGAGCTGCCCAAAAAGGCCAAAATCGCAGTGCCAAATGATGCATCGAACTGGGGGCGTGCCTTGTTATTATTGCAAGAAGCAAAGCTGATCAAAGTAGTGGACAATTTTGATGGAAATGGCGGAGTGGACAAAATCAAAGAAAATCCAAAAAACATTAAGATTATTCCCGTTGATGGGGCAAATACTCCGCGAGTCATGGATGACGTTGATGCATCTATTATTAACAACGGTGTAGCGGTAGAAGCAGGATTGTATTTGAAAGATGCGCTCATTCATGAAAGCAAAACGGCTAAGCCTTATATCAACGTGATTGCGGCGCGGAAAGAAGACGCCAACCGCCCTGAGTTAAAGAAACTAGTCAAAATTTATCAAACGGATGAAGTGGCGAATTTCATTAAGAAAACTTATAAAGGCAACTACATTCCAACGTTTATTTCGTTAAAGGAATTAAAAACATTTAAAGACGCTTACAAAAACTAAAAGGAATTTCATAACTTTGGGGGAGATAAAATTGGCAAAGAAAAAGCAGATTAAATTGGCTGCTTATTTAATTGGAACGGGGATGCATATCGCATCATGGCGGCATCCGGATGCGAAACCGACAGCAAGCATAGACGTCCATCACTTTATCCAACTTGCCCAAACGGCAGAACGAGGTAAATTTGATATGGTGTTTTTCCCCGATAGCTTGGCGATTAATGAGGATTCCCATCCAAACATTTTAAATCGATTCGACCCCGTCGTTTTAATTACAGCGATTGCGACGGCAACATCCAAAATTGGTCTCGTCGCAACGGCTTCAACTTCTTACGGAGAACCGTATATTCTGGCACGGCAATTTGCTTCGGTCGATCATATTAGTAACGGACGTGTTGGCTGGAATGTTGTGACAACGGGAGACGCTACGGGTGCTACGGCGCTAAACTTCAGCAGAACGGAGCACTATCCACACGATGAACGTTATCGAAGAGCTGAAGAATTTATTGATGTTGTTCAAGGACTGTGGGATTCTTGGGAAGATGATGCTTTTGTCTTCGACAAGGAGAAGGGAGTGTTTTTTGATTCAGAGAAGCTCCATACGCTTGATTATAAAGGACAATATTTCTCCGTTCGCGGTCCATTGAACATTGCACGATCGACGCAAGGACATCCGGTCATTGTGCAAGCAGGATCTTCAGAACCGGGTCAGCGGTTAGCCGCAAGAACGGCGGAAGTTGTTTTCGCACAACGTAGTGATTTGGAGAAAGCAAAGGAATTTTACAAAAACTTAAAATCCAAAATGTCAGACTATGGCCGTCATTCAGATGAACTTTCGATTTTAGTCGGCATTTCGCCCATTATTGGGGAGACGGAAGAATTGGCACAAAGAAAATTTGAGGAGCTGCAAAAGCTTGTTCATCCATACCAAGCCTTAAAATTCTTGTCAGGGTACATGGGAAATGTAGATTTTACAAAATATTCACTTGATACACCGGTAAAAGAAGTGGACCTTCCAGATGAAATAAATGGAATTCAGAGTCATTATGAAGAGATAAAACGAATTATTTACACAGAAGATTTAACAGTCGGTCAGCTTTACTCTCGTCTTTTCATCGGTGCAGGCAGGTTTGACAGTTTTGTCGGTACTCCGGAAAAGGTCGCAGCTGAAATGGAAAAATGGGTTACGGAAGAGGCGGCGGACGGCTTTATTCTTCAGTCACCGTTGTACCCGAGAGATTTAGAAGATTTCGTAAATCATGTCGTACCCATTCTTCAAGAACGCGGTCTATTTCGACGTGAATATGAAGGAGATACGTTGCGCGATCATTTAGGGCTTCAGAAGCCAATCAATCGTTATACGCAAGCAAGACAATCCAAATTAGCTAACAAATAAAGAGGGAATTGCATCATAAAATAGAGAGAGTTCTATCCTTATATAAGGAACGAAAAAAAAGCAGTGCTTGTTAGTGGCCGGCCAATCAAATAGCTAAAAGAGCTCATATGGACGATAAAAATGAAATACTCCCGTTTCAATACTTTGATTTGCTACGCCAAAGAAGGTAATTGAAGTTGACAAGAGAAAATTTTTTCTTATGTACACTGAATATCGCTAATCCAGGAAAACTTGCTTGAGGAGACGATTCGACTGCCCTTGGCGGTAGTTGGCATCTCCTCGTTTTTTCATTTGTACAACGTTCGCCCTTGAAAGCAAGGAGCGTTTTCCAGACTTTCAAAACAGACGTGAAAAGGGGAAAATGCTGAATAGCTTTTTAACATAAGAGAGAACGGCAAGATTCTTTATCCCTCAACGACTAAAAGTGCTTCACATCGCAGCAATTGAACGAAATCCATGGTTAACAACTCGTAGGTGATGAATGGAAAAACAGGAAGTGAAAGATGACTTTTGATGCCAATGTATTATGCGATAGTTTGGTTATATAAGGATTCTTTGCAAATAATAAAGTTCAAATATAAACGAAAATCGGCAAATGGACTTCCAACGAATCATGAAAAGAGGTCCTGTATTGACGATTTCGTTACGGCGAGTGATTCCGAATTAAGATTTTCCTAAGTTGCAGGCAATGGATACACCAGAATGATTGTCCATATGAAAGAGATAGCTTTATTTTTTCGTCT of the Bacillus smithii genome contains:
- a CDS encoding LLM class flavin-dependent oxidoreductase; the encoded protein is MAKKKQIKLAAYLIGTGMHIASWRHPDAKPTASIDVHHFIQLAQTAERGKFDMVFFPDSLAINEDSHPNILNRFDPVVLITAIATATSKIGLVATASTSYGEPYILARQFASVDHISNGRVGWNVVTTGDATGATALNFSRTEHYPHDERYRRAEEFIDVVQGLWDSWEDDAFVFDKEKGVFFDSEKLHTLDYKGQYFSVRGPLNIARSTQGHPVIVQAGSSEPGQRLAARTAEVVFAQRSDLEKAKEFYKNLKSKMSDYGRHSDELSILVGISPIIGETEELAQRKFEELQKLVHPYQALKFLSGYMGNVDFTKYSLDTPVKEVDLPDEINGIQSHYEEIKRIIYTEDLTVGQLYSRLFIGAGRFDSFVGTPEKVAAEMEKWVTEEAADGFILQSPLYPRDLEDFVNHVVPILQERGLFRREYEGDTLRDHLGLQKPINRYTQARQSKLANK
- a CDS encoding methionine ABC transporter ATP-binding protein; protein product: MIEFRNISKIFKNENRTIEALKNINLTIKKGDIFGVIGFSGAGKSTLIRMVNLLEKPTSGQILVDGQDFSKLSEKELRQAKKKIGMIFQQFNLLGSKTVFDNVAMPLKLSKTPKSVIAKRVHELLNFVGLSDKANSYPNQLSGGQKQRVGIARALATNPSILLCDEPTSALDPQTTTSILQLLKRVNQKYNVTILIITHEMEVIKQICDRVAVMQDGEIIEEGTILDIFSNPKTETARNFVHSVLRDEIPPSIFNMIQSSDTFSKVYNIEFIGESSGKPILSQVAKSFAVDVNILFGSINELQGVPFGNLIVELQGEKEEISRAYDFIVQQKVRVNEVIRNGS
- a CDS encoding homocysteine synthase; protein product: MSNERKLQPETLAVHAGQVPDPTTLSRAVPIYQTSSFVFNDSQHAADLFGLKEEGFVYTRIINPTTDVFEKRIAALEGGVGALALASGQASVFYSILNIASVGDEIVSSSSLYGGTYNLFSHTLPSFGITVKFVDPADPKNFEKAITSKTKAVFAETIGNPKGDVLDIEAVAEIAHHHSIPLIVDNTIPSPYLLRPIDFGADIVVHSATKFIGGHGNAIGGVIVDSGKFDWKKSGKFPGLTDPDPSYHGLIYTEEAGEAAYITKARVKLLRDLGAPLSPFNSFLFLQGLETLHLRLERHSQNALEVAKFLEKEEAVKSVSYPGLESHPSYELAKKYLPKGQGAVLTFEIKGGVEAGKKLIDSVQLFSHLANIGDSKSLIIHPASTTHQQLSSEEQLDTGVTPGLIRLSVGTEAIDDILYDLKQAIKASQEVTSFVK
- a CDS encoding MetQ/NlpA family ABC transporter substrate-binding protein, producing the protein MVKKAFISILVFILFLSLGGCGKTTVSETKDKKIKVGIRSSELRTWEFIKKKAKKEGLDLELVNFNASVDPNQALAEGDIDVNAFQHIAYLTSFNEKNGTDIVPIGTTIIAPLGLYSKKYKSLDELPKKAKIAVPNDASNWGRALLLLQEAKLIKVVDNFDGNGGVDKIKENPKNIKIIPVDGANTPRVMDDVDASIINNGVAVEAGLYLKDALIHESKTAKPYINVIAARKEDANRPELKKLVKIYQTDEVANFIKKTYKGNYIPTFISLKELKTFKDAYKN
- a CDS encoding MetQ/NlpA family ABC transporter substrate-binding protein is translated as MRKFYLLVLFTVLFAILVGCGKNEALVNGKESKGTTEKKTVTLKIGASSTPHAEILEFIKPKLEKEGVKLDIKIINDGILTNEQTANGELDANYFQHTPFLKQTNKDSGLNLVKVVGVHIEPFGVYSKKIKSIDELPKGAKIAIPKDPVNFSRALQLFAANGLIELNESSNTNKNYTVQDIKKNAKKLQFIPVDGPLLVRSLDDVEAAAINTNYALEAGLKPKKDALIIEGDKSPYVNILVARPDNKDSDAIQKLAKALTSPEVKKFIEDKYDGAVVPAF
- a CDS encoding methionine ABC transporter permease, which encodes MEVSPELILQACWETLYMVSVSLVFGALIGLPLGILLVVTRKGHILENTFIFSVLNPIVNILRSIPFIILLVAIIPFTRFLVGTAIGTTAAIVPLVLHIGPYMSRLIENSLLEVDKGIIESAQAMGAAPLQIIFRFLLPEALPSIVLSITTATIGLIGATAMAGAVGGGGLGDLAITYGYQRFSTITIVVTVVILVLLVQVIQSLGNFIERKMRKM